A region of Toxorhynchites rutilus septentrionalis strain SRP chromosome 1, ASM2978413v1, whole genome shotgun sequence DNA encodes the following proteins:
- the LOC129761591 gene encoding maestro heat-like repeat-containing protein family member 1 isoform X1 — protein sequence MDASSDEKKNTVMVKQDQHIITIVNELLETFGEKDDLLRSTTESSLIKIARRRHDEIVKIFCEYREKNPKIGEPQASVILRVIEHVVLNLLDRISHETASKCIKYSVNEMVRSPDQQAVVQTPCREILVSVGRRYCKEVMNVLIEYINQNQVPHFMILYSMGSLATVNIMESIPLIKSIMGFILPTLSSIKHDHLKQSYAFAIGRFCEAFCEYKEHQRLNPNEETPMKTGITYDISDEVGIAYDLFQAQWLSSREPKVSYEVLNALSFMYPLLSVEKINDSLMKVIQSTLALYRRSVDRSVVTQYLASIIKTVLTFNTALLSGLSDNIITSLFDLVCVNPDYEKPQTVKGHYEVLRCFDLMANNYGDKIVEILILHLRNNNERERIKSLLVLTHLTNTSERVISEKQTEIGTILKSMLTTERSIKLKMVLLKTVVAFMQRNFVQDKEFVLLLIRGSCPLHKFNSEYGSNDEYVEFETACNNTMFILSSTIGTMDEILKIELLQSYLRLEFTGICGNISKCLANLLSKNPEISKLEERRNPFDENELNEDYRPPSPVSVFVRSLALLGNFSNTIRVQHILTFLKSYSSNLYKHITPLWDEKLGNILQQLGDDGSIMKQEKYDSLLLEFLQATIKDIDEFRFVESMIAEIFQQLPLYQPISSQPPIEYKIPSLDQEKRMLIKVLGVCLCYSIDEHLIGNKIDLIIGLARAEKLDKHASNDEIEKLLEDYAQSLGIVSVEHADKLMKKLLPLVIDEGVKKSGSFFSNLHFMKDASKELESFKTKVLVLQSLNFIVTKAPKETVVRLLDEPVINYLTAQFDNKELFIKKLILNVLLNLADILLQKPNTLSEDHLNRFKNKNELLKICMNITCDSQNEYLPVLPHILKLSTSLIKLNADDENVDANGLLNTACYYFFTTAQNLKSKFESLEEDNRNSYLAKYLNLSLPELNQFIRSILEQQNGSPACLDDINSILEIWLKDRNHEVRICAGHVYNNTLDVYMRSMKIGFEAPSKFNQTGSLLGKIIPRCIDSNATVRQTAIEVLKKILEIACIYETLTIADERIDWIKELDQIRDEIVTDDPKDIYRIAGQLANIIALRLSTYQYVQFSKCLLYSLNDPEQSSAIGASVVLKFFMQIKGAEMFHAIPELVKECLYAVKICEVARARSGVLKSMLALTKHHPKLVCNELLTQSLPLEEYVIDYWRTITMDAELTGIILDNFIGTVMTSCLCEQQHQDKPRDNVQKAATLQPFSIICVLSEIFKSRDIRAELNARFIDTFCMLLTTLATYVNLLPPYNYVHSPEGVNDTIPRNGKRAKMPTSKSSKLNPCQIALDTFKTFLDTLDMQQISNVLNVCPTLGSSTNLNSFIEILTPLSVATASEVGINSTMMKQIVTKLSKHVSSPYDTQRIASTGFYSHLVPLKPCGEIASVIMLHLNSSLNDPNPLVRGLSIRGMAYLCNLTEHDIDKYSEICLTALLKGIDDYNANCFINIPLESMRGLSQILQSLPQHKFEMFQVSLAIRIKPFFENTSTELRESAILLFGDLCQQQTSIVHGNQHNKIDNDSENSLVSESLMEQLRANLCSLLLHLSEENHLIARACKITLKKVCALLGMTKMNQLAQNHLLEHGQLQYSNFIKDFVKLIGEELADYLNDFIDSCLPALRSQWAEIRGNAAVLIGLLHTQNRGNQQMDTVGHKISLLLKDENSGVKVKASEALGFIYGE from the exons ATGGATGCTTCCAGCGACGAGAAAAAGAATACTGTTATGGTGAAACAGGACCAACACATAATTA CGATCGTGAATGAATTATTGGAAACATTCGGCGAAAAAGATGACCTCTTGCGCAGTACGACTGAATCATCGCTGATAAAGATTGCCCGGCGACGACATGATGAAATCGTAAAAATTTTCTGTGAATATCGGGAAAAGAATCCCAAAATTGGGGAGCCCCAAGCTTCGGTCATTTTAAG GGTTATCGAGCATGTAGTACTCAATTTGCTGGATCGTATCAGCCACGAAACAGCTTCGAAATGCATAAAGTACAGTGTGAACGAAATGGTACGTTCGCCGGACCAGCAAGCAGTGGTACAAACACCGTGTCGCGAGATTCTAGTGTCTGTTGGAAGGCGTTACTGCAAGGAAGTGATGAACGTTTTGATTGAGTACATAAACCAGAATCAGGTTCCTCATTTCATGATTCTCTATTCGATGGGATCACTAGCCACAGTAAACATTATGGAATCCATCCCGTTGATAAAATCAATTATGGGATTCATTTTGCCTACGCTTTCCTCGATTAAACATGATCATCTTAAGCAATCATATGCCTTTGCTATAGGTCGGTTTTGTGAAGCATTCTGTGAATACAAGGAGCATCAACGATTGAATCCTAATGAGGAAACTCCGATGAAAACAGGAATTACATATGATATATCAGACGAAGTGGGAATAGCGTATGATTTATTTCAAGCGCAATGGCTCTCATCCCGGGAACCAAAAGTTTCATACGAAGTTCTCAATGCATTATCTTTTATGTACCCATTACTCTCGGTGGAAAAAATTAACGACAGCTTGATGAAAGTGATTCAAAGTACACTTGCTCTCTATCGTCGTAGTGTCGATCGCAGTGTCGTAACGCAATATCTAGCGTCTATCATCAAAACAGTTCTAACTTTCAACACAGCACTTCTGTCGGGCTTATCCGACAATATAATCACCTCACTATTCGACTTAGTATGTGTCAATCCAGATTACGAAAAGCCACAAACTGTCAAGGGGCATTACGAGGTCTTGCGATGTTTCGATCTAATGGCCAACAACTATGGAGATaaaattgtcgaaatattgatcCTACATTTGCGCAACAATAACGAACGGGAAAGGATCAAATCACTGCTTGTACTTACACATCTAACAAACACATCGGAAAGAGTAATTAGCGAGAAGCAGACAGAAATAGGCACCATACTTAAATCGATGCTGACCACAGAACGatcaataaaattgaaaatggttCTGCTCAAAACGGTTGTGGCATTTATGCAGCGGAATTTCGTACAAGACAAGGAGTTTGTATTGCTCTTGATTCGAGGCAGCTGTCCCTTGCACAAGTTCAATAGCGAGTACGGAAGTAACGATGAGTATGTTGAATTTGAGACTGCTTGCAATAATACAATGTTTATTCTGTCATCTACAATCGGTACAATGGATGAGATTCTAAAAATTGAGTTGCTTCAAAGTTACTTGAG GCTTGAATTTACGGGAATTTGCGGTAATATTAGCAAATGCTTGGCTAATCTGTTGAGTAAGAATCCGGAAATAAGCAAACTTGAAGAACGACGAAATCCTTTCGATGAGAATGAACTCAACGAAGATTACCGTCCGCCAAGTCCCGTTTCGGTTTTTGTTCGCTCTTTAGCTTTGCTGGGCAACTTCAGTAATACTATCCGCGTGCAGCATATTTTAACTTTCTTGAAAAGCTACTCATCAAATCTATATAAACACATAACTCCTTTGTGGGACGAAAAATTAGGAAACATTCTTCAACAGCTGGGAGACGATGGCAGCATTATGAAGCAGGAAAAATACGATTCGCTTCTACTTGAATTTTTACAGGCAACTATCAAAGACATTGATGAATTTCGATTTGTTGAGAGCATGATCGctgaaattttccaacaactccCTTTGTATCAACCCATATCGAGTCAACCACCGATCGAATACAAAATTCCATCCCTGGACCAGGAGAAACGAATGCTGATAAAAGTTTTGGGAGTCTGTCTTTGTTATTCAATCGATGAACATCTGATAGGGAATAAAATAGATCTTATAATTGGCTTAGCCAGAGCGGAAAAGTTGGACAAACACGCATCGAATGATGAGATCGAAAAATTGCTTGAGGATTATGCTCAGTCGCTTGGAATTGTATCGGTGGAACATGCCGATAAGCTCATGAAAAAGTTATTACCTCTGGTGATCGACGAAGGCGTTAAAAAATCCGGAAGTTTCTTCTCTAATTTGCACTTTATGAAAGATGCCAGCAAAGAGCTGGAATCCTTCAAAACGAAAGTGTTGGTACTACAATCACTGAACTTTATTGTCACTAAAGCCCCAAAGGAGACCGTGGTGCGTTTGCTCGATGAGCCCGTTATTAATTATCTAACCGCACAGTTCGACAACAAAGAGTTGTTCATTAAAAAACTGATCCTGAACGTGTTGCTTAACTTGGCAGATATTTTACTGCAGAAACCAAACACCTTATCGGAAGATCACCTCAACAGGTTCAAGAATAAAAATGAACTGCTGAAAATTTGCATGAATATTACCTGCGACTCCCAGAATGAATACCTTCCTGTGTTACCACATATACTTAAGCTGTCTACATCGCTTATAAAACTGAATGCTGACgatgaaaatgttgatgccaatgGGTTACTGAACACCGCCTGCTATTACTTTTTCACAACTGCTCAAAACCTCAAATCTAAGTTCGAATCGTTGGAGGAAGACAATCGAAACAGTTATCTGGCCAAATATCTGAATCTGTCACTGCCGGAGCTGAATCAGTTCATCAGATCGATTTTGGAGCAACAAAATGGATCGCCGGCTTGTCTCGATGATATCAATTCGATTCTTGAAATTTGGCTGAAGGATCGCAACCATGAGGTTCGCATCTGCGCTGGTCACGTGTACAATAATACCTTAGATGTTTACATGCGCTCGATGAAGATAGGCTTCGAGGCTCCCTCGAAATTCAATCAGACGGGAAGTTTGCTTGGGAAAATAATTCCTCGGTGCATTGATTCAAACGCAACCGTACGCCAAACAGCAATCGAAGTATTGAAAAAGATACTGGAAATTGCTTGCATCTATGAGACGTTGACAATCGCTGATGAACGGATCGATTGGATTAAGGAGTTGGATCAAATCAGAGATGAAATAGTGACAGACGATCCTAAAGATATTTACCGGATCGCCGGACAGTTGGCTAATATTATTGCTCTGCGGTTGTCGACATATCAATACGTGCAATTCAGCAAATGTCTACTGTACAGTTTGAACGATCCCGAACAAAGCTCTGCCATAGGAGCATCCGTTGTCCTGAAATTTTTCATGCAGATCAAAGGAGCAGAAATGTTTCATGCCATTCCCGAGCTGGTTAAAGAATGCCTCTAC GCGGTGAAAATTTGCGAGGTGGCAAGGGCTCGCTCGGGTGTACTGAAATCAATGCTAGCCCTTACAAAACACCACCCGAAACTTGTTTGCAATGAATTGTTGACCCAGAGCTTACCATTAGAAGA ATACGTTATCGACTATTGGCGCACCATTACAATGGACGCAGAATTAACTGGTATTATATTGGATAACTTTATAGGCACAGTGATGACATCGTGTTTGTGTGAACAGCAGCATCAAGATAAACCACGAGACAATGTTCAAAAAGCGGCCACCCTTCAGcctttttcgattatttgcGTTCTGAGCGAAATTTTTAAAAGCCGGGATATAAGGGCGGAACTGAACGCTAGGTTCATCGACACTTTTTGCATGCTTCTTACAACCCTAGCTACCTACGTAAATTTACTTCCACCATATAATTATGTGCATTCTCCAGAAGGAGTAAATGACACGATTCCAAGGAACGGTAAGCGAGCAAAAATGCCCACCTCCAAATCCTCAAAGCTGAATCCATGTCAGATCGCACTGGATACATTCAAAACCTTCCTAGATACGCTAGATATGCAGCAGATTTCGAATGTACTAAATGTGTGCCCTACTCTCGGATCAAGTACGAATTTGAATAGCTTTATAGAAATCCTCACGCCACTGAGCGTAGCCACGGCCAGCGAAGTTGGTATCAATTCCACAATGATGAAACAAATCGTTACGAAACTAAGCAAACATGTTAGCAGTCCGTATGATACACAGCGAATTGCCTCGACCGGATTCTACTCACATCTCGTACCCCTGAAGCCGTGTGGAGAAATCGCATCTGTAATAATGCTTCATCTGAACTCTTCTCTAAATGATCCGAATCCGCTGGTTCGGGGACTCAGTATACGAG gaATGGCGTACCTGTGCAATCTTACCGAGCACGATATTGATAAATATTCGGAAATATGTTTAACCGCGCTTCTGAAAGGAATAGATGATTATAACGCTAATTGCTTCATTAACATTCCACTGGAAAGTATGAGAGGACTCTCGCAGATACTCCAGTCACTACCACAGCataagtttgaaatgtttcaagtGTCGTTAGCAATTCGCATAAAACCTTTCTTCGAAAATACCTCAACAGAGTTAAGAGAATCGGCGATTCTTCTATTTGGCGATCTTTGTCAGCAGCAGACGTCCATTGTGCATGGAAATCAGCACAACAAAATAGACAATGATTCAGAAAATTCGTTGGTATCTGAATCATTAATGGAACAGTTGAGAGCAAATTTGTGTTCTCTGTTGCTGCACCTGAGCGAAGAGAACCACCTAATTGCGCGG GCATGCAAAATAACGCTCAAAAAAGTATGCGCTTTGCTCGGAATGACTAAGATGAATCAGTTGGCTCAAAACCATTTGCTGGAGCATGGTCAGCTTCAGTACAGTAATTTCATCAAGGATTTCGTGAAACTTATC
- the LOC129761591 gene encoding maestro heat-like repeat-containing protein family member 1 isoform X2, with translation MVKQDQHIITIVNELLETFGEKDDLLRSTTESSLIKIARRRHDEIVKIFCEYREKNPKIGEPQASVILRVIEHVVLNLLDRISHETASKCIKYSVNEMVRSPDQQAVVQTPCREILVSVGRRYCKEVMNVLIEYINQNQVPHFMILYSMGSLATVNIMESIPLIKSIMGFILPTLSSIKHDHLKQSYAFAIGRFCEAFCEYKEHQRLNPNEETPMKTGITYDISDEVGIAYDLFQAQWLSSREPKVSYEVLNALSFMYPLLSVEKINDSLMKVIQSTLALYRRSVDRSVVTQYLASIIKTVLTFNTALLSGLSDNIITSLFDLVCVNPDYEKPQTVKGHYEVLRCFDLMANNYGDKIVEILILHLRNNNERERIKSLLVLTHLTNTSERVISEKQTEIGTILKSMLTTERSIKLKMVLLKTVVAFMQRNFVQDKEFVLLLIRGSCPLHKFNSEYGSNDEYVEFETACNNTMFILSSTIGTMDEILKIELLQSYLRLEFTGICGNISKCLANLLSKNPEISKLEERRNPFDENELNEDYRPPSPVSVFVRSLALLGNFSNTIRVQHILTFLKSYSSNLYKHITPLWDEKLGNILQQLGDDGSIMKQEKYDSLLLEFLQATIKDIDEFRFVESMIAEIFQQLPLYQPISSQPPIEYKIPSLDQEKRMLIKVLGVCLCYSIDEHLIGNKIDLIIGLARAEKLDKHASNDEIEKLLEDYAQSLGIVSVEHADKLMKKLLPLVIDEGVKKSGSFFSNLHFMKDASKELESFKTKVLVLQSLNFIVTKAPKETVVRLLDEPVINYLTAQFDNKELFIKKLILNVLLNLADILLQKPNTLSEDHLNRFKNKNELLKICMNITCDSQNEYLPVLPHILKLSTSLIKLNADDENVDANGLLNTACYYFFTTAQNLKSKFESLEEDNRNSYLAKYLNLSLPELNQFIRSILEQQNGSPACLDDINSILEIWLKDRNHEVRICAGHVYNNTLDVYMRSMKIGFEAPSKFNQTGSLLGKIIPRCIDSNATVRQTAIEVLKKILEIACIYETLTIADERIDWIKELDQIRDEIVTDDPKDIYRIAGQLANIIALRLSTYQYVQFSKCLLYSLNDPEQSSAIGASVVLKFFMQIKGAEMFHAIPELVKECLYAVKICEVARARSGVLKSMLALTKHHPKLVCNELLTQSLPLEEYVIDYWRTITMDAELTGIILDNFIGTVMTSCLCEQQHQDKPRDNVQKAATLQPFSIICVLSEIFKSRDIRAELNARFIDTFCMLLTTLATYVNLLPPYNYVHSPEGVNDTIPRNGKRAKMPTSKSSKLNPCQIALDTFKTFLDTLDMQQISNVLNVCPTLGSSTNLNSFIEILTPLSVATASEVGINSTMMKQIVTKLSKHVSSPYDTQRIASTGFYSHLVPLKPCGEIASVIMLHLNSSLNDPNPLVRGLSIRGMAYLCNLTEHDIDKYSEICLTALLKGIDDYNANCFINIPLESMRGLSQILQSLPQHKFEMFQVSLAIRIKPFFENTSTELRESAILLFGDLCQQQTSIVHGNQHNKIDNDSENSLVSESLMEQLRANLCSLLLHLSEENHLIARACKITLKKVCALLGMTKMNQLAQNHLLEHGQLQYSNFIKDFVKLIGEELADYLNDFIDSCLPALRSQWAEIRGNAAVLIGLLHTQNRGNQQMDTVGHKISLLLKDENSGVKVKASEALGFIYGE, from the exons ATGGTGAAACAGGACCAACACATAATTA CGATCGTGAATGAATTATTGGAAACATTCGGCGAAAAAGATGACCTCTTGCGCAGTACGACTGAATCATCGCTGATAAAGATTGCCCGGCGACGACATGATGAAATCGTAAAAATTTTCTGTGAATATCGGGAAAAGAATCCCAAAATTGGGGAGCCCCAAGCTTCGGTCATTTTAAG GGTTATCGAGCATGTAGTACTCAATTTGCTGGATCGTATCAGCCACGAAACAGCTTCGAAATGCATAAAGTACAGTGTGAACGAAATGGTACGTTCGCCGGACCAGCAAGCAGTGGTACAAACACCGTGTCGCGAGATTCTAGTGTCTGTTGGAAGGCGTTACTGCAAGGAAGTGATGAACGTTTTGATTGAGTACATAAACCAGAATCAGGTTCCTCATTTCATGATTCTCTATTCGATGGGATCACTAGCCACAGTAAACATTATGGAATCCATCCCGTTGATAAAATCAATTATGGGATTCATTTTGCCTACGCTTTCCTCGATTAAACATGATCATCTTAAGCAATCATATGCCTTTGCTATAGGTCGGTTTTGTGAAGCATTCTGTGAATACAAGGAGCATCAACGATTGAATCCTAATGAGGAAACTCCGATGAAAACAGGAATTACATATGATATATCAGACGAAGTGGGAATAGCGTATGATTTATTTCAAGCGCAATGGCTCTCATCCCGGGAACCAAAAGTTTCATACGAAGTTCTCAATGCATTATCTTTTATGTACCCATTACTCTCGGTGGAAAAAATTAACGACAGCTTGATGAAAGTGATTCAAAGTACACTTGCTCTCTATCGTCGTAGTGTCGATCGCAGTGTCGTAACGCAATATCTAGCGTCTATCATCAAAACAGTTCTAACTTTCAACACAGCACTTCTGTCGGGCTTATCCGACAATATAATCACCTCACTATTCGACTTAGTATGTGTCAATCCAGATTACGAAAAGCCACAAACTGTCAAGGGGCATTACGAGGTCTTGCGATGTTTCGATCTAATGGCCAACAACTATGGAGATaaaattgtcgaaatattgatcCTACATTTGCGCAACAATAACGAACGGGAAAGGATCAAATCACTGCTTGTACTTACACATCTAACAAACACATCGGAAAGAGTAATTAGCGAGAAGCAGACAGAAATAGGCACCATACTTAAATCGATGCTGACCACAGAACGatcaataaaattgaaaatggttCTGCTCAAAACGGTTGTGGCATTTATGCAGCGGAATTTCGTACAAGACAAGGAGTTTGTATTGCTCTTGATTCGAGGCAGCTGTCCCTTGCACAAGTTCAATAGCGAGTACGGAAGTAACGATGAGTATGTTGAATTTGAGACTGCTTGCAATAATACAATGTTTATTCTGTCATCTACAATCGGTACAATGGATGAGATTCTAAAAATTGAGTTGCTTCAAAGTTACTTGAG GCTTGAATTTACGGGAATTTGCGGTAATATTAGCAAATGCTTGGCTAATCTGTTGAGTAAGAATCCGGAAATAAGCAAACTTGAAGAACGACGAAATCCTTTCGATGAGAATGAACTCAACGAAGATTACCGTCCGCCAAGTCCCGTTTCGGTTTTTGTTCGCTCTTTAGCTTTGCTGGGCAACTTCAGTAATACTATCCGCGTGCAGCATATTTTAACTTTCTTGAAAAGCTACTCATCAAATCTATATAAACACATAACTCCTTTGTGGGACGAAAAATTAGGAAACATTCTTCAACAGCTGGGAGACGATGGCAGCATTATGAAGCAGGAAAAATACGATTCGCTTCTACTTGAATTTTTACAGGCAACTATCAAAGACATTGATGAATTTCGATTTGTTGAGAGCATGATCGctgaaattttccaacaactccCTTTGTATCAACCCATATCGAGTCAACCACCGATCGAATACAAAATTCCATCCCTGGACCAGGAGAAACGAATGCTGATAAAAGTTTTGGGAGTCTGTCTTTGTTATTCAATCGATGAACATCTGATAGGGAATAAAATAGATCTTATAATTGGCTTAGCCAGAGCGGAAAAGTTGGACAAACACGCATCGAATGATGAGATCGAAAAATTGCTTGAGGATTATGCTCAGTCGCTTGGAATTGTATCGGTGGAACATGCCGATAAGCTCATGAAAAAGTTATTACCTCTGGTGATCGACGAAGGCGTTAAAAAATCCGGAAGTTTCTTCTCTAATTTGCACTTTATGAAAGATGCCAGCAAAGAGCTGGAATCCTTCAAAACGAAAGTGTTGGTACTACAATCACTGAACTTTATTGTCACTAAAGCCCCAAAGGAGACCGTGGTGCGTTTGCTCGATGAGCCCGTTATTAATTATCTAACCGCACAGTTCGACAACAAAGAGTTGTTCATTAAAAAACTGATCCTGAACGTGTTGCTTAACTTGGCAGATATTTTACTGCAGAAACCAAACACCTTATCGGAAGATCACCTCAACAGGTTCAAGAATAAAAATGAACTGCTGAAAATTTGCATGAATATTACCTGCGACTCCCAGAATGAATACCTTCCTGTGTTACCACATATACTTAAGCTGTCTACATCGCTTATAAAACTGAATGCTGACgatgaaaatgttgatgccaatgGGTTACTGAACACCGCCTGCTATTACTTTTTCACAACTGCTCAAAACCTCAAATCTAAGTTCGAATCGTTGGAGGAAGACAATCGAAACAGTTATCTGGCCAAATATCTGAATCTGTCACTGCCGGAGCTGAATCAGTTCATCAGATCGATTTTGGAGCAACAAAATGGATCGCCGGCTTGTCTCGATGATATCAATTCGATTCTTGAAATTTGGCTGAAGGATCGCAACCATGAGGTTCGCATCTGCGCTGGTCACGTGTACAATAATACCTTAGATGTTTACATGCGCTCGATGAAGATAGGCTTCGAGGCTCCCTCGAAATTCAATCAGACGGGAAGTTTGCTTGGGAAAATAATTCCTCGGTGCATTGATTCAAACGCAACCGTACGCCAAACAGCAATCGAAGTATTGAAAAAGATACTGGAAATTGCTTGCATCTATGAGACGTTGACAATCGCTGATGAACGGATCGATTGGATTAAGGAGTTGGATCAAATCAGAGATGAAATAGTGACAGACGATCCTAAAGATATTTACCGGATCGCCGGACAGTTGGCTAATATTATTGCTCTGCGGTTGTCGACATATCAATACGTGCAATTCAGCAAATGTCTACTGTACAGTTTGAACGATCCCGAACAAAGCTCTGCCATAGGAGCATCCGTTGTCCTGAAATTTTTCATGCAGATCAAAGGAGCAGAAATGTTTCATGCCATTCCCGAGCTGGTTAAAGAATGCCTCTAC GCGGTGAAAATTTGCGAGGTGGCAAGGGCTCGCTCGGGTGTACTGAAATCAATGCTAGCCCTTACAAAACACCACCCGAAACTTGTTTGCAATGAATTGTTGACCCAGAGCTTACCATTAGAAGA ATACGTTATCGACTATTGGCGCACCATTACAATGGACGCAGAATTAACTGGTATTATATTGGATAACTTTATAGGCACAGTGATGACATCGTGTTTGTGTGAACAGCAGCATCAAGATAAACCACGAGACAATGTTCAAAAAGCGGCCACCCTTCAGcctttttcgattatttgcGTTCTGAGCGAAATTTTTAAAAGCCGGGATATAAGGGCGGAACTGAACGCTAGGTTCATCGACACTTTTTGCATGCTTCTTACAACCCTAGCTACCTACGTAAATTTACTTCCACCATATAATTATGTGCATTCTCCAGAAGGAGTAAATGACACGATTCCAAGGAACGGTAAGCGAGCAAAAATGCCCACCTCCAAATCCTCAAAGCTGAATCCATGTCAGATCGCACTGGATACATTCAAAACCTTCCTAGATACGCTAGATATGCAGCAGATTTCGAATGTACTAAATGTGTGCCCTACTCTCGGATCAAGTACGAATTTGAATAGCTTTATAGAAATCCTCACGCCACTGAGCGTAGCCACGGCCAGCGAAGTTGGTATCAATTCCACAATGATGAAACAAATCGTTACGAAACTAAGCAAACATGTTAGCAGTCCGTATGATACACAGCGAATTGCCTCGACCGGATTCTACTCACATCTCGTACCCCTGAAGCCGTGTGGAGAAATCGCATCTGTAATAATGCTTCATCTGAACTCTTCTCTAAATGATCCGAATCCGCTGGTTCGGGGACTCAGTATACGAG gaATGGCGTACCTGTGCAATCTTACCGAGCACGATATTGATAAATATTCGGAAATATGTTTAACCGCGCTTCTGAAAGGAATAGATGATTATAACGCTAATTGCTTCATTAACATTCCACTGGAAAGTATGAGAGGACTCTCGCAGATACTCCAGTCACTACCACAGCataagtttgaaatgtttcaagtGTCGTTAGCAATTCGCATAAAACCTTTCTTCGAAAATACCTCAACAGAGTTAAGAGAATCGGCGATTCTTCTATTTGGCGATCTTTGTCAGCAGCAGACGTCCATTGTGCATGGAAATCAGCACAACAAAATAGACAATGATTCAGAAAATTCGTTGGTATCTGAATCATTAATGGAACAGTTGAGAGCAAATTTGTGTTCTCTGTTGCTGCACCTGAGCGAAGAGAACCACCTAATTGCGCGG GCATGCAAAATAACGCTCAAAAAAGTATGCGCTTTGCTCGGAATGACTAAGATGAATCAGTTGGCTCAAAACCATTTGCTGGAGCATGGTCAGCTTCAGTACAGTAATTTCATCAAGGATTTCGTGAAACTTATC